One genomic window of Clostridioides sp. ES-S-0054-01 includes the following:
- a CDS encoding U32 family peptidase: MKKIELLAPVGSFDSLKAAVQNGANAVYLGGKDFSARASANNFDRNELIEAVKYSHIRGVQVFVTVNTLIKQYEIEDFVEYVKFLYDIDIDALIVQDIGMARLIKKLLPDFELHASTQMVAHSLEDVKYLQSVGFDRVVLARELNVDEIKWICENTTVDIEVFVHGALCVCYSGQCLMSSMIGNRSGNRGRCAQPCRQKYELIDINTGEIVKSDGDYLLSPRDLSTIEDLDKIIEAGVLSLKIEGRMKKPEYVATVVSGYREAINGFMDKHKISISEEIINNLYTIFNRKFTKGYILGEIGKDIMNSNRPNNQGLYIGKVLDYNRKNKRLRVMLENTLKKGDGINLGGGTIGRIIKNGEITTIAHKGDLIELDFIGEAKRNQLIFKTSDSELIDRVQATFQQDKEFIKTNISAKVSIKLGKKPVLSISDFCGNKSTVEGERIVEKAIKVALNKEKIEAQIQKLGNTPYKLKEIEIDLDEGVSMPISVLNQMRRDCIELLDEERIKIKDRKFKKNRLKYQPVRTNKQKELNTVPKIRVKVKNLEQLEAVLKYDVDLIYYEDISTLSKALQMLSSTSMDSSTSIDSSISKESMSSNNIDTLNENNSNTGVTNKKLMYSAPRIVRNKEYKQFEILDNIKGIDNVQVGNWGCMEFFKEKDLNIDFYLNAFNSESINHFKDEGASTVCLSQELNLNEIKQTLKYTDVEIEAVIYGYTPMMVTEYCPMGVVVRDCKKDKRVAKCKESSYALRDFTDASYRITQDIFCRSTIYNSKVTCMLDNLYELEEIGIDVFRIDFTVEDSEMVKKVIEAHIEVLSNNYKLGKKATDLYKQLDEIGTVAGHYYKGVE; the protein is encoded by the coding sequence ATGAAAAAGATAGAATTACTTGCACCAGTCGGCTCTTTTGATTCATTAAAAGCAGCAGTTCAAAACGGAGCAAATGCTGTGTATTTAGGTGGTAAAGACTTTAGTGCCAGAGCATCTGCAAATAACTTTGATAGAAATGAGTTGATTGAGGCCGTTAAATACTCTCATATAAGGGGAGTTCAAGTCTTTGTTACTGTAAATACATTGATAAAGCAGTATGAGATAGAAGATTTTGTAGAGTATGTAAAGTTTTTATATGATATAGATATTGATGCTTTAATAGTACAAGATATAGGAATGGCAAGACTTATAAAAAAACTATTACCTGACTTTGAACTACATGCAAGTACTCAAATGGTAGCACATTCATTAGAAGATGTGAAGTATCTTCAAAGTGTAGGATTTGATAGAGTTGTTTTAGCTAGAGAGCTGAATGTTGATGAGATAAAATGGATTTGTGAAAATACAACTGTAGATATAGAAGTTTTTGTACATGGAGCCTTATGTGTGTGTTACTCAGGTCAATGCCTCATGAGTAGTATGATAGGAAATAGGTCTGGAAACAGAGGCAGATGTGCACAGCCATGTAGACAAAAGTACGAGTTGATAGATATAAATACAGGGGAAATAGTAAAGAGTGATGGAGATTATTTGTTGAGTCCCAGAGATTTAAGTACTATAGAAGATTTGGATAAAATAATTGAAGCAGGTGTATTGTCTCTAAAAATTGAAGGAAGAATGAAAAAGCCAGAATATGTAGCTACTGTGGTTTCGGGATATAGGGAAGCGATTAATGGATTTATGGATAAGCATAAAATAAGTATTTCTGAGGAAATAATAAATAATTTGTATACTATATTCAACAGAAAGTTTACAAAAGGATATATCTTAGGTGAAATTGGTAAGGATATAATGAACTCTAATAGACCTAATAATCAAGGGTTATATATTGGAAAAGTTTTGGATTATAATAGAAAAAACAAAAGACTTAGAGTAATGCTGGAAAATACCCTTAAAAAAGGTGATGGAATAAACCTAGGTGGAGGTACTATTGGAAGGATAATAAAAAATGGAGAAATAACTACAATCGCACATAAAGGAGATTTGATAGAATTAGATTTTATTGGAGAAGCCAAAAGAAATCAACTTATATTTAAAACTTCTGATAGCGAATTAATAGATAGGGTACAAGCTACATTCCAACAAGATAAAGAATTTATAAAAACTAATATAAGTGCAAAAGTGAGTATTAAACTAGGTAAAAAACCAGTACTTTCTATAAGTGATTTTTGTGGAAATAAATCGACTGTAGAGGGAGAAAGGATAGTTGAAAAAGCCATAAAAGTAGCTTTAAATAAAGAAAAAATAGAAGCACAAATTCAAAAGCTTGGAAATACACCTTATAAATTAAAAGAGATAGAAATTGATTTGGATGAAGGTGTAAGCATGCCTATAAGCGTGTTAAATCAAATGAGAAGAGATTGTATTGAGCTTTTAGATGAAGAAAGAATAAAGATAAAAGATAGAAAGTTTAAGAAGAATAGATTAAAATATCAACCAGTTAGAACAAATAAACAGAAAGAACTTAATACAGTTCCTAAAATTAGAGTTAAAGTTAAGAATTTGGAGCAATTAGAAGCAGTATTAAAATATGACGTGGATTTAATTTATTATGAAGATATAAGTACATTATCAAAAGCTTTACAAATGCTCTCAAGTACTTCTATGGATTCAAGTACTTCTATAGATTCAAGTATTTCTAAAGAATCAATGAGTTCAAATAACATAGATACTTTGAATGAAAATAATTCTAATACGGGAGTCACTAACAAGAAATTAATGTATTCAGCACCAAGGATTGTCAGAAATAAAGAGTACAAGCAATTTGAGATATTAGATAATATAAAAGGAATCGATAATGTTCAAGTTGGTAATTGGGGTTGTATGGAATTTTTTAAAGAAAAAGATTTAAATATAGATTTCTATTTAAATGCATTTAACAGTGAAAGCATAAATCACTTCAAAGATGAGGGAGCAAGTACAGTTTGTTTGTCACAAGAACTAAACTTAAATGAAATTAAGCAAACTTTAAAATATACAGATGTAGAAATTGAAGCAGTAATATATGGATATACTCCTATGATGGTTACAGAATATTGTCCTATGGGAGTTGTTGTTAGAGATTGTAAAAAGGATAAGAGAGTTGCTAAATGTAAGGAAAGTAGTTATGCTTTGAGAGATTTTACAGATGCAAGTTATAGGATAACACAAGATATATTCTGTAGAAGTACAATTTACAATTCAAAGGTTACTTGTATGTTGGACAATCTATATGAGTTAGAAGAAATAGGAATAGATGTATTTAGAATAGATTTTACAGTGGAAGATAGTGAGATGGTTAAAAAGGTTATTGAAGCTCATATTGAGGTCTTAAGCAATAATTATAAACTTGGGAAAAAAGCTACAGACTTGTATAAGCAATTAGACGAAATTGGAACAGTTGCAGGACACTACTATAAAGGTGTAGAATAG
- a CDS encoding nitroreductase family protein yields the protein MIDINLEKCVGCGTCESDCLVNAIKVKDDKARVKNILCINCGHCMAICPTDAIEMQGFNKNEVIEYNRESFELEPEKLLNFIKFRRSIRQYKGIDVEEEKIKNIVEAGRYTPTGGNRQPIRYILVKEKLKEVKELAIEGLYNLALDTDDSDPVRSMYKNTFKRMYKGYKEKGIDSLFYDAPLLMVVVGDVSLGASAYVDGGLAASNMELMTYSQGLGMCYIGFFVMASNVEPKIKELLGMSENEAVITSFILGYPDVKYKRTVNRNTAKFETV from the coding sequence ATGATAGATATAAATTTAGAAAAATGTGTAGGCTGTGGTACGTGTGAATCAGACTGCCTTGTAAATGCAATAAAAGTTAAGGATGATAAAGCAAGGGTAAAAAATATTCTATGTATTAACTGTGGTCACTGTATGGCAATTTGTCCAACAGATGCAATAGAAATGCAGGGATTTAATAAAAATGAGGTAATAGAATATAATCGTGAAAGTTTTGAATTAGAACCTGAAAAGTTATTGAATTTCATCAAATTTAGAAGAAGTATAAGACAGTATAAAGGCATAGATGTAGAAGAAGAAAAAATAAAAAACATAGTGGAAGCTGGTAGATACACACCAACAGGTGGAAATAGACAGCCTATAAGATACATATTAGTAAAAGAAAAACTAAAAGAAGTAAAAGAACTAGCTATAGAAGGTCTTTATAATTTAGCACTAGATACTGATGACAGCGACCCTGTACGTTCTATGTATAAAAATACATTTAAGAGAATGTACAAAGGATATAAAGAGAAAGGAATTGATTCTCTATTTTATGATGCCCCACTACTTATGGTAGTTGTAGGTGACGTGTCCCTAGGTGCAAGTGCATATGTAGATGGAGGATTGGCTGCATCTAATATGGAACTTATGACCTATTCTCAAGGATTGGGAATGTGCTATATTGGATTTTTTGTTATGGCATCAAATGTAGAACCAAAGATAAAGGAACTATTAGGAATGAGTGAGAATGAAGCAGTTATAACTTCATTTATATTAGGCTATCCAGATGTGAAATATAAAAGAACTGTAAATAGAAATACTGCTAAATTTGAGACAGTATAG
- the zapA gene encoding cell division protein ZapA translates to MNKVMVKIHGAEYPMVGDKSEKFMISIADFVDKEMDKITRQNPKLSLSVAAILTALNISDLLFECSDENEKLIKANEELSKKVGASNEELQLEIKSLKLTIAEKEAENREAEAKMKELIEIIENKKQEIFELSNTTEGSRAELDAYKNKIEELSAQLEEANERATIAENLASEFQNKAYDLQLKCTGLNNDVKNVE, encoded by the coding sequence ATGAACAAAGTAATGGTTAAAATCCATGGCGCTGAATATCCAATGGTTGGAGACAAATCAGAGAAGTTTATGATTAGTATTGCTGATTTTGTAGACAAAGAAATGGATAAAATAACACGTCAAAACCCGAAATTAAGCTTATCAGTTGCTGCAATATTAACTGCATTAAATATATCAGACCTTTTATTTGAATGTTCAGATGAGAATGAGAAGTTGATTAAAGCTAATGAAGAATTGAGTAAGAAGGTTGGAGCATCTAATGAAGAGCTTCAATTAGAAATCAAGTCTTTAAAGCTTACTATAGCAGAAAAAGAAGCAGAAAATCGTGAAGCTGAGGCTAAGATGAAAGAGTTAATTGAGATTATAGAAAATAAAAAGCAAGAAATATTCGAACTTAGTAATACGACAGAAGGTTCTAGAGCCGAGTTAGATGCTTATAAAAACAAGATTGAGGAGTTAAGTGCTCAACTTGAAGAAGCAAATGAAAGAGCTACTATAGCTGAAAACCTAGCTTCTGAGTTTCAAAACAAAGCTTATGATTTACAGCTAAAATGTACAGGGTTAAATAATGATGTAAAAAACGTGGAATAA
- a CDS encoding HD domain-containing protein, translated as MREEALEILFKYLETDRMRKHCYAVEAVMRELAKRLEPEKEEEWAVAGLLHDLDSDIVGRKPGEICEGHATTTVELLKKENFGDEEMYRAILGHHDGMGVTRTSLMEKAIYAADPITGFITAIALVYPDKKITSVKTKSVIKRMKETRFASNVNRDAMRSIEDIGIPFDEFAEISLNAMKNISDVLESAENN; from the coding sequence ATGAGAGAAGAGGCTTTAGAAATTTTATTTAAGTATTTAGAAACTGATAGAATGAGAAAACACTGCTATGCTGTTGAAGCAGTTATGAGAGAATTAGCCAAAAGATTAGAGCCAGAGAAAGAAGAAGAGTGGGCAGTTGCAGGTCTTTTACATGATTTGGATTCAGATATAGTTGGAAGAAAGCCAGGAGAAATCTGTGAAGGGCATGCTACAACGACAGTAGAACTGCTTAAAAAAGAAAACTTCGGTGATGAAGAGATGTATAGAGCAATACTTGGTCATCATGATGGAATGGGGGTTACAAGAACTAGTCTAATGGAAAAAGCAATATATGCAGCAGACCCTATAACTGGGTTTATAACTGCTATAGCTTTAGTTTATCCAGATAAAAAAATTACTAGTGTAAAGACGAAGTCTGTAATCAAAAGAATGAAAGAAACAAGATTTGCTTCAAATGTAAATAGAGATGCAATGAGAAGTATAGAAGACATAGGGATTCCATTTGATGAATTTGCAGAGATTTCTCTTAATGCAATGAAGAATATAAGTGACGTGCTTGAAAGTGCTGAAAATAATTAG
- a CDS encoding 8-oxo-dGTP diphosphatase, with protein sequence MKLTTICYIEKDDKTLMLYRNKKKDDVHEGKYVGVGGKFEQGETPEECVIREVKEETGLTLKSLSYKGLITFPKFKEEEDWYMFLYFSDEFEGELSEKSLDDCKEGKLIWVDNDKIFDLNMWEGDRLFLNWAKTGNVFSAKIVYDNGKLKDYSVNFLD encoded by the coding sequence ATGAAACTTACGACTATTTGTTATATAGAAAAAGATGACAAGACTTTGATGTTGTACAGGAATAAAAAGAAAGATGACGTACATGAAGGTAAGTATGTAGGAGTTGGAGGAAAGTTTGAGCAAGGAGAAACTCCAGAAGAATGTGTAATCAGGGAAGTTAAAGAAGAGACTGGTCTTACTCTTAAATCATTGTCATATAAAGGGTTGATAACTTTTCCAAAATTTAAAGAAGAAGAAGATTGGTATATGTTTTTGTATTTTTCGGATGAATTTGAAGGAGAATTGTCTGAAAAAAGTTTAGATGATTGTAAAGAAGGAAAACTGATTTGGGTTGATAATGACAAAATATTTGACTTAAATATGTGGGAAGGTGACAGGTTGTTTTTAAATTGGGCTAAGACTGGAAATGTTTTTAGTGCAAAGATAGTATATGATAATGGGAAACTGAAAGATTATAGTGTAAACTTCTTAGATTAA
- a CDS encoding aminoacyl-histidine dipeptidase gives MGNVLEGLKPESVFKNFEKISQIPRGSGNEKGISDFLLSFGKNLGLETIQDESLNIIIRKPATKGYENCPGVVLQGHMDMVCEKEKNVEHDFLKDPIKLRIDGDMIYATGTTLGADNGIAVAMGMAILEDNTLEHPALEVLVTVNEEDGMNGADALDPNLIKGQYILNMDSEEEGYLLVSCAGGKTCVVSLPVEYKEVEGDKQGLLVEVTGLLGGHSGMEIVLQRANANKAIARVLSVLDVDYELSSVDGGTKHNAIPREAKCVIAVNKADVESAKKQINDILTAFKHEFTTSDPGMTYSIAETSVDKVLTKDCKEKVVQMSCLTPHGVQSVSLDIEGLVESSTNFAIIETKESTIEFLTSVRSSVMSIRDEIADRIKLLAQALGANYDLIAQYPAWEFKKGSKLEKICSETYEKLTGKVPTVMALHAGLECGLLLDKLPHAEAISIGPDMFDVHTPNEHVSIPSVANVWDYVIEILKSMNQY, from the coding sequence ATGGGAAACGTATTAGAAGGATTAAAACCAGAAAGTGTTTTTAAAAACTTTGAGAAAATATCTCAAATTCCTAGAGGTTCTGGAAATGAAAAGGGCATAAGTGATTTTTTACTTAGCTTTGGTAAAAATTTAGGTCTTGAAACTATTCAAGACGAAAGCTTAAACATAATAATAAGAAAGCCTGCTACAAAAGGATATGAAAATTGTCCAGGTGTAGTTCTTCAAGGACATATGGATATGGTTTGCGAAAAAGAAAAGAATGTTGAACATGATTTTCTTAAAGACCCTATAAAATTAAGAATTGACGGTGACATGATATATGCTACTGGAACTACTCTAGGAGCTGACAATGGTATAGCTGTTGCTATGGGTATGGCTATATTAGAAGACAACACTTTAGAGCATCCTGCACTAGAAGTTTTAGTTACTGTTAATGAAGAAGATGGTATGAATGGTGCAGATGCACTAGACCCTAACTTAATTAAAGGTCAATACATCCTAAATATGGACTCCGAGGAAGAAGGATACTTATTAGTTAGTTGTGCTGGTGGTAAAACTTGTGTTGTTAGCTTACCTGTTGAATACAAAGAAGTTGAAGGTGACAAGCAAGGATTATTAGTTGAGGTTACTGGACTATTAGGCGGACACTCTGGTATGGAAATTGTTTTACAAAGAGCAAACGCTAACAAAGCAATAGCTAGAGTATTAAGTGTGTTAGATGTTGATTATGAATTATCTTCTGTTGATGGTGGTACTAAGCACAATGCTATACCTCGTGAAGCTAAGTGTGTAATAGCTGTTAATAAAGCTGATGTTGAATCTGCTAAAAAACAAATAAATGACATTTTAACTGCATTTAAACATGAGTTTACTACTTCTGACCCTGGTATGACTTATTCAATAGCTGAAACTTCTGTAGACAAAGTTCTTACTAAAGATTGTAAAGAAAAAGTTGTTCAAATGTCTTGCTTAACTCCTCATGGAGTTCAATCAGTAAGCCTTGATATAGAAGGATTAGTTGAAAGTTCTACTAATTTCGCTATAATTGAAACTAAAGAATCTACTATTGAATTCTTAACTTCTGTTAGAAGTTCTGTTATGTCTATTAGAGATGAAATCGCTGATAGAATAAAACTTTTAGCTCAAGCTTTGGGTGCTAATTACGACCTTATAGCTCAATATCCAGCTTGGGAATTCAAAAAAGGCTCAAAACTAGAAAAAATATGCAGTGAAACTTATGAGAAATTAACTGGTAAAGTTCCTACTGTTATGGCTTTACATGCTGGTCTTGAGTGTGGATTATTACTTGATAAACTTCCTCATGCTGAAGCTATCTCTATAGGACCAGATATGTTTGATGTTCATACTCCAAATGAACATGTTAGTATCCCTTCTGTAGCTAATGTTTGGGATTATGTTATTGAAATATTAAAATCTATGAACCAATATTAA
- a CDS encoding DUF1275 domain-containing protein — protein sequence MTSKSQMSESFFLCSLLAITGGFLDIYTYVVRGKVFANAQTGNIVLFGLNIAEGNVKESFYYLIPILAFMLGVFIAEKIRKYFTNNNVKIHWRQVIIIIEMITILIVSFVPRGRFDMFVNVAISFICSMQVESFRKVNGNSFATTMCTGNLRSATETLFHYIQTKNIFMIKKSLQYYAIIIFFIFGAILGSFFTKIFVEKSILICFFVLAVVFGIMFINKENSFNEN from the coding sequence ATGACAAGCAAGAGTCAGATGTCTGAATCATTCTTTTTATGTTCTTTATTGGCAATAACAGGAGGATTTTTAGATATTTATACCTATGTGGTAAGAGGAAAGGTCTTTGCTAATGCACAGACTGGAAACATAGTCTTATTTGGGCTTAATATAGCAGAAGGTAATGTAAAGGAGTCGTTTTATTACTTGATTCCTATTTTGGCGTTTATGTTAGGTGTGTTTATAGCAGAGAAGATAAGAAAGTATTTTACAAATAATAATGTAAAGATTCATTGGCGTCAGGTTATCATTATAATTGAAATGATTACAATACTTATTGTTTCATTTGTTCCTAGAGGAAGATTTGATATGTTTGTAAATGTTGCTATTTCTTTTATTTGCTCAATGCAGGTGGAGAGTTTTAGAAAAGTAAATGGAAATAGTTTTGCAACAACAATGTGTACTGGAAATTTAAGAAGTGCCACAGAAACCTTATTTCATTATATACAGACTAAGAATATTTTTATGATAAAAAAGAGTTTGCAGTATTATGCTATTATTATATTTTTTATATTTGGAGCTATTTTAGGAAGCTTTTTTACAAAAATTTTTGTAGAAAAATCAATACTGATATGTTTCTTTGTTTTGGCAGTGGTTTTTGGAATTATGTTTATTAATAAAGAGAATTCATTTAATGAAAATTGA
- a CDS encoding transporter substrate-binding domain-containing protein — MNLKKLLLLIIVITSIFTSYIFSFSINAIGNNNRTIRVAYPVQKGLTEIDEQGNYSGYTYEYLLEIAQYTGWNYEFVQVPGDINESITKLMKMLENGEIDIMGGMLHNEPLQKMYNYAGNSYGIVNTVLQALYENTEIDNIMSSQNVKKIRIAVIENSNTRLKELDEYCKMNLMSHELVYCKTSDEQLEALKNGKADVLLNVSMNPMEGVRTIAKFSPKPFYFITPKGSTDLTQRLNSAINNIEQKDPYFSTTLYEKYFTPENNQMFLSDEETKYIKDTDKLKVGVLLNKPPFQNIDKDTGELKGISIDLLNHICDLTGLEFELVSVKSQEDLERMTKNHEIDIVAGMIYDYEYSREHNISMSRPFVSTQYAMMINNKLNENSLDGKRIALTKGINYDGNFKEDVVWYDTLEECIEAVNKGDVDYTYGEGYSMQYYMNQPKYKNVRLVPQTYKAQSICFGITKKDKQELLSIFNKAIISISSEKMQSIVYQNTTYRQDFSLIYIMQQNPIETVFIVASLLLCIIGFMAFGLHTRTTMNEKISLELKKHVQLYEMVSEYFFEYDYKKDKLIISMPEKGIETYYGVNENDNITNKKDEIRREYNKKFFDIIKSQENGTTEMYSIMFDDTFHWIRITSKIIYNDRNIPVYVIGKIANIDSEKEEKNRLLDKVQRDSLTNIYNAAYIRKLTTKNLLNLSTEKNGALLIVDIDYFKSINDTYGHLVGDKVLVDVAKVLNESFAKDDIVGRLGGDEFSVYIKDIINKEKLINKCNDVYNKIHLIKLPNGKSLSISMGVVITKRGQEYDELYQIADNALYDSKRQGRNRFKIV; from the coding sequence GTGAATTTAAAAAAATTGCTTTTATTAATTATTGTAATTACATCTATATTCACTTCTTACATATTTTCTTTTAGTATTAATGCTATAGGTAATAATAATCGTACTATTCGGGTTGCTTATCCTGTTCAAAAAGGTCTAACTGAAATAGATGAGCAAGGTAACTATTCTGGATATACATATGAATATTTACTAGAAATTGCACAGTATACTGGATGGAATTATGAATTTGTTCAAGTTCCTGGAGATATAAATGAATCTATTACAAAATTAATGAAGATGTTAGAAAATGGTGAAATTGATATAATGGGAGGTATGTTACACAATGAGCCATTGCAAAAAATGTATAATTATGCAGGGAATAGTTATGGAATAGTAAATACAGTGCTACAAGCATTATATGAAAATACAGAGATTGATAATATAATGAGTTCACAAAACGTGAAAAAAATTCGTATTGCTGTAATAGAAAATTCTAATACTAGGCTTAAGGAGTTAGATGAGTATTGTAAGATGAATTTGATGTCACATGAGTTGGTATACTGTAAGACGAGTGATGAACAATTAGAAGCACTAAAGAATGGTAAAGCAGATGTACTTCTTAATGTGAGTATGAACCCTATGGAAGGTGTACGTACTATAGCAAAATTCTCACCAAAACCATTTTATTTCATTACTCCTAAAGGTAGTACAGACTTAACTCAAAGACTCAATTCGGCAATTAATAATATTGAACAGAAGGACCCATATTTTTCAACTACTTTATATGAAAAATACTTTACACCAGAGAATAATCAGATGTTTTTATCTGATGAAGAAACTAAATACATTAAAGATACAGATAAATTAAAGGTGGGAGTACTTTTAAATAAACCACCATTTCAGAATATAGATAAAGATACAGGTGAATTAAAAGGTATATCAATTGATTTATTAAATCACATATGTGATTTAACCGGATTGGAATTTGAACTTGTGTCTGTAAAATCCCAAGAAGATTTGGAAAGGATGACCAAAAACCATGAAATTGATATTGTAGCAGGAATGATTTATGATTATGAATACTCTCGTGAACATAATATATCTATGTCTCGACCCTTTGTTTCCACCCAATATGCTATGATGATTAATAATAAATTAAATGAGAATAGTTTAGATGGAAAGCGTATAGCTCTAACTAAGGGTATTAATTATGATGGTAATTTTAAAGAGGATGTTGTATGGTATGATACTTTAGAAGAGTGTATAGAAGCTGTTAATAAAGGAGATGTAGATTATACTTATGGTGAAGGTTATTCTATGCAGTATTATATGAATCAGCCTAAGTATAAAAATGTGCGTCTAGTTCCTCAGACATATAAAGCACAGAGTATTTGCTTTGGGATAACTAAAAAAGACAAGCAAGAATTATTGAGTATATTTAATAAAGCCATTATAAGTATTTCATCAGAAAAAATGCAATCGATTGTTTACCAAAATACTACATATAGACAAGATTTCTCACTGATTTATATTATGCAACAAAATCCAATTGAGACTGTTTTTATTGTAGCCAGTTTATTGCTTTGTATTATTGGCTTTATGGCATTTGGTTTACATACTCGTACAACTATGAATGAAAAAATATCTTTGGAACTCAAAAAACATGTTCAGTTGTATGAAATGGTAAGCGAATACTTTTTCGAGTATGATTATAAGAAAGATAAATTGATAATTTCTATGCCAGAAAAGGGTATTGAGACATATTATGGTGTAAATGAAAATGATAATATAACAAATAAAAAAGATGAAATAAGAAGAGAATATAATAAAAAGTTTTTTGATATAATAAAATCACAAGAAAATGGAACAACTGAAATGTATTCTATTATGTTTGATGATACTTTTCATTGGATTAGAATTACTTCAAAAATAATTTATAATGACAGAAATATACCAGTGTATGTAATTGGGAAAATAGCTAATATTGATTCTGAAAAAGAGGAAAAAAATAGATTGTTGGATAAGGTTCAAAGGGATAGTTTAACAAATATTTATAATGCAGCATATATTAGAAAATTAACTACAAAAAATTTATTGAATTTATCAACTGAAAAAAACGGAGCTTTATTGATTGTAGATATTGATTATTTTAAGTCAATTAATGATACTTATGGACACTTGGTAGGAGATAAGGTACTGGTTGATGTTGCAAAGGTACTTAACGAAAGTTTTGCAAAAGATGATATTGTAGGTCGTTTAGGTGGAGACGAATTTAGCGTTTATATCAAGGATATAATAAATAAGGAAAAACTTATTAATAAATGTAATGATGTTTACAATAAGATTCATCTTATTAAATTGCCAAACGGAAAAAGTTTATCGATTAGTATGGGAGTGGTTATAACAAAACGTGGTCAAGAATATGATGAACTATATCAAATAGCAGATAATGCTCTTTACGATTCTAAGAGACAAGGAAGAAATAGATTTAAAATAGTATAA